The following coding sequences lie in one Arachis hypogaea cultivar Tifrunner chromosome 4, arahy.Tifrunner.gnm2.J5K5, whole genome shotgun sequence genomic window:
- the LOC112796199 gene encoding dihydroceramide fatty acyl 2-hydroxylase FAH1, which translates to MVAQNFVVDLNKPLVFQVGHLGEAYQEWVHQPIVSKEGPRFFENDVLEFLTRTVWWAVPVIWLPVVCWFIHNSVQLGLSCPRVALFVVIGILIWTLLEYSLHRFLFHIETKTYWWNTLHYLLHGCHHKHPMDGLRLVFPPAATAILLFPFWNLVKLLSTPVVGPALFGGGLLGYVMYDCTHYYVHHGQPKTEVPRNLKRYHLNHHFRIQNKGFGITSSLWDSVFGTLPPTKEGAKSM; encoded by the exons ATGGTTGCACAGAACTTTGTTGTTGATTTGAATAAGCCCCTTGTTTTCCAG GTTGGACATCTTGGAGAAGCTTATCAAGAGTGGGTTCACCAGCCAATTGTTAGCAAGGAAGGCCCTCGGTTCTTTGAAAATGATGTTCTTGAG TTCTTGACACGCACAGTCTGGTGGGCTGTACCAGTTATTTGGCTGCCAGTTGTATGTTGGTTTATTCATAACTCTGTACAATTGGGACTCAGTTGTCCTCGTGTAGCTCTGTTCGTGGTTATTGGCATTTTGATTTGGACATTGCTTGAATACTCATTGCACCGATTTCTTTTCCACATTGAAACAAAGACCTATTG GTGGAACACACTGCATTATCTTCTCCATGGCTGCCACCATAAGCATCCCATGGACGGCTTGAGGCTTGTTTTTCCCCCAGCTGCAACAGCAATATTATTGTTTCCG TTCTGGAACTTGGTTAAGCTCTTATCCACCCCTGTAGTTGGTCCTGCTTTGTTTGGAGGTGGTTTATTGGGTTATGTGATGTATGATTGCACCCATTATTACGTGCATCATGGTCAGCCAAAAACTGAAGTACCCCGAAATCTCAAG AGGTACCACTTGAATCATCACTTTCGGATCCAGAACAAAGGCTTTGGGATTACTTCGTCACTATGGGATAGTGTTTTTGGGACACTTCCTCCAACGAAAGAGGGTGCCAAAAGTATGTAA